Proteins co-encoded in one Natronorubrum daqingense genomic window:
- the rplX gene encoding 50S ribosomal protein L24, with protein sequence MSKQPHKQRTQTERAPLHKRQKQLHATLSDELREEYDTRRTRVNAGDTVEVMRGDHAGEEAEVLRAILEDGTIHVEEVTVETADGEEVPRPLAPSNVRITELNLEDERREARLEGDADEAEGDSE encoded by the coding sequence ATGAGTAAACAACCACACAAACAGCGAACGCAGACGGAGCGTGCACCGCTGCACAAGCGACAGAAGCAGCTTCACGCGACGCTGTCCGACGAGCTCCGCGAGGAGTACGATACCCGTCGAACCCGCGTTAATGCGGGCGACACGGTCGAGGTCATGCGTGGCGACCACGCCGGCGAGGAGGCCGAAGTTCTCCGCGCCATCCTCGAGGATGGAACCATCCACGTCGAGGAGGTCACGGTGGAGACGGCAGATGGCGAAGAGGTGCCACGGCCACTCGCCCCCTCGAACGTTCGTATCACGGAGCTCAACCTCGAGGACGAGCGTCGCGAAGCACGTCTCGAAGGCGACGCAGACGAAGCCGAAGGTGATAGCGAATGA
- a CDS encoding 30S ribosomal protein S4e: MTKHQKRLSVPKSWPVERKTETFTVKAGAGPHGKDGVPLVVLLRDVLGYVDSKKEARYALSEDSILINGEPINDEQRPIGMFDIVAFPGREEYYRVFPDEGGRLALTEIDETAADSRLGKIEGKQQVPGGNTQLTLHDGTNVFVDDETEYNSSDSIVVDNEDKSIVAHFPFEEGALVTAVRGNHGGKIGEIDAIDITPGSGPNTVGVSTDDDGFETIQEYVVVIDENFTDEDSTGDDE; encoded by the coding sequence ATGACGAAACACCAGAAACGACTGTCAGTGCCGAAGTCCTGGCCGGTCGAGCGCAAGACGGAGACCTTCACGGTCAAAGCCGGCGCAGGCCCACACGGTAAGGACGGCGTCCCGCTCGTCGTCTTGCTGCGGGACGTACTCGGTTACGTCGACTCGAAGAAAGAAGCACGATACGCCCTTTCGGAGGATTCGATCCTCATCAACGGGGAACCGATCAACGACGAACAGCGCCCGATCGGCATGTTCGACATCGTTGCCTTCCCCGGCCGAGAGGAGTACTACCGCGTCTTCCCAGACGAAGGCGGCCGCCTCGCGCTGACCGAAATCGACGAGACGGCAGCCGACAGCCGTCTCGGAAAGATCGAGGGCAAACAGCAAGTTCCAGGCGGGAACACGCAGTTGACCCTCCACGACGGGACGAACGTCTTCGTCGACGACGAAACCGAGTACAACTCGAGCGACTCGATCGTCGTCGATAACGAGGACAAATCGATCGTCGCTCACTTCCCGTTCGAAGAAGGGGCACTCGTGACGGCCGTTCGTGGCAACCACGGCGGCAAGATCGGTGAGATCGACGCAATCGATATCACGCCTGGAAGCGGTCCGAACACGGTCGGCGTCTCCACGGACGACGACGGTTTCGA